One region of Monomorium pharaonis isolate MP-MQ-018 chromosome 11, ASM1337386v2, whole genome shotgun sequence genomic DNA includes:
- the LOC105832237 gene encoding helicase domino isoform X3, with protein sequence MSDKQGAPILPPLNRGAANNGGNNGSSAQQTVSLQQVLTTPQGLNVLATTSGQQFVITTQIPGLQVIQPNNATTNASGTQQVGVTRFVNITPPRNAVGNVSIAGTSPHSSPVSRPQNSPKVMLTTSPKLVRTSISNIFVAPMSSSSPSQVSSPQVQVQSPSPPARKRLKLSETTEKSIPFDATGYRRRIMEHKMRRMRSVREKYTENASELFFLHAGGNIMDYYTWRKRSPTPQFVHFLRQHRLDPDDENEDLTTPLSSIPEFSQLPAVTTTITTTTTVTSAIVTATTAVTTVTSSGSTVVQIPSQRAEVKIAGAGSTPVAVSTTLPAAALAQLTQGQVPGRPQGGRHGMVFAFRAAIQSSPVTVHPPSASTVTPTFIIGGTSVDSKATTTTNSPVVEKSSITTVATPRTSITSVSLNNPQPIVKLVKLSTPTTITTSCDITNNQEQIVEKAKQEAYVMQRIAELQREGLWSERRLPKVQEPTRTKAHWDYLLEEMVWLAADFAQERKWKKAAAKKCARMVQKYFQEKAIQAQKAEKSQELRLKKIASLVAKEIKTFWANVEKLVEYKQHTRLEEKRKKALDQHLNFIVGQTEKYSTWLTEGLNKTDGPQSIPASINSSRISSPVPLGKCHSDEEFQPNQSSDDDEETIAKAEEEMKATNHKEEVELLKRESEIPLEDLLKDLPPDYLENRNRSLSPQTATNEEHENEEAVDADTDFIAASGESSDEEDTIMEEERLEGEIDHKRELDELKADNEMSIDELAAKYANMSDMLMNVEETEGTDKESSDKEAVAEIEDQITSSESESEESDHDSDEEETRTQSDTETDVGLQSLLEDPSAEKQSDNRVAEDDHSDAHNEMDNVAALAESIQPKGNTLLTTSVVTKIPFLLKHSLREYQHIGLDWLVTMYDRKLNGILADEMGLGKTIQTIALLAHLACEKGNWGPHLIIVPTSVMLNWEMECKKWCPGFKILTYYGTQKERKQKRTGWTKPNAFHICITSYKLVIQDHQSFRRKKWKYLILDEAQNIKNFKSQRWQLLLNFQTQRRLLLTGTPLQNNLMELWSLMHFLMPNVFQSHREFKEWFSNPVTGMIEGNSEYNENIIRRLHKVLRPFLLRRLKTEVEKQLPKKYEHVVMCRLSKRQRFLYDDFMSRAKTKETLASGNLLSVINVLMQLRKVCNHPNLFEVRPTVSPFQMEAIEFVTASLVWNALDYDPFKHIQLSSLNLLLLDLEVTLTAFVAHRINRLRTPRKLIEEIDSQPEPAPRCPSGRIKINVRLSNQAKPQQQQQQQAQTRIKHLAGVLPTPRVGTSPLIKSLNTSQSGPGQVSGVTLRVASGQQLQGYSLQLVPHQGSVKAIPVATLGHNPQSTTVTSTTASTNAQRITVGNANIRDGIQRLATQTVTVKQGDSVQRIAVPGFAQLVQTSTGRHFILTPSQQNTNTVMTSSTPRFTVLSKSLMGLSTSGATTVNKVVSGVVTTPSGRPVMRVPPLNVTASQSPSGNNGQQIVSQQQPQSIRSIVTRQAQKEVAKAQNKEEPKSEFYLPQLEEERRQRRQTKLHLLANVNERRCAACPLYGEDLFMALRIGKPTTACRWHNGWVHCTTSKENIHTRKEFFSRTEALAEAIKSTEQIVEEFKEVFERFVIYVPAVRAPVPRFHVSHPSPHKLWNARRLWTDLQQQLSPKLSLFHPISSLMLTQFPDPRLIQYDCGKLQSLDHLLRKLKSENHRVLIFTQMTRMLDVLEAFLNFHGHIYLRLDGTTRVDQRQVLMERFNGDKRIFCFILSTRSGGVGVNLTGADTVIFYDSDWNPTMDAQAQDRCHRIGQTRDVHIYRLVSEKTVEENILKKANQKRLLGDLAIEGGNFTTAYFKSSTIQDLFNIDQTENDASTRMAEVLEQNRDREKAWNKDVTAGTFQGVLSGQHTEEKTAMGALESALAAVEEDLDVQAAKTAKAEAVADLAEFDENIPLEEADKDDTQVSKAEQDVQNLISQLTPIERYAMKFVEESEGAFSAAQLAAAERELEEQKKEWELDRLRALREEEERRMRLADDDEKPLTFGREDAQNQVNSTTAKGGSRRLVSKRLIVPSRRSLRRRGGSRKRRVREFSSESENETTSTESESDSESQEDVVEDSLDEESSHTESQSQGDEGEEEEGEDDEGESGEKEESDEEEAGEGNEDGRANNRDNSERGGGFSRRKGRLAGSGSCTRNHFDLNSPRTRSRGNVQINLWTLDVSPILPGVKPNFRRQRKKFHRAKSEETSSPSSVDTCRKKTIRINTNTKVSNSDQNLKTEIIETEVDRGLSKNKRDPNLASSLINSNSVKRYIADSNAERSIDDYVDSSTSVVKAQSNQTKTSELISSDAMDGQSVKKEKEKNDEKLTNGTNLVCSVQVMRCSHKVLSTTYKKLEPEINRNEDAENLDVNVSAKDSRSSSGTVQPDASLKRSKETTIAKPKSEFSTSVNSLCNNVRGKLVAPKESDKSVESPSNRSSVPLLRSKTLRNGSPDAADTISKPVPISRVSTVPKNSKTNISTDEPYDNAIEDKDKDNCDEANDDVESAISATQKSGQRFNSKSENLDTQISEKEISDMVSNATDFLMPMVKSEFNLNEPKSKIRKVDSMVQRSVTTRSSKIPSTINHIEENNMQLMNDKIDSISENKNGSQMKITGQVTRKTDNSQHLVAEQSRITRSTSHSWTPPLPPSVSNDETTQNLPKLTPRRRPDTPLPRPITRSTTVNFPARIDAILPSRVEKYTTRNSKQCQDNGLFSSPMPFRHNKSLPPIKSDSKEIPMTITVVSAKRRPDTPRPNIPLSHNNEQVSRVTRSGLLLSSALSAKSLSSPLSSSSSSALRTTAKQIRTPSTSSESENIANSSAYEKPQRTAKVVALLTIDTRNNSSKISSGQSKPNVNYEMKVQDKELSMSRVSDSLKEQQEVDHESCDSSDVKSKKLRRETKRCKTVSSSLEDENGSNDVSDEDPSQRRSRSSQISPSPSSSVTTTRSEKLKGTTVS encoded by the exons ATGAGTGATAAACAAGGTGCACCTATTTTACCACCCCTTAATCGGGGTGCAGCTAATAATGGCGGAAATAATGGAAGTTCGGCTCAACAGACTGTCAGTCTGCAGCAGGTTCTTACCACCCCTCAAGGCCTCAATGTGCTTGCCACTACCAGTGGGCAACAGTTTGTTATTACAACTCAAATTCCTGGTTTACAG GTTATACAACCAAACAATGCCACGACTAACGCGAGTGGAACGCAACAAGTTGGTGTTACAAGGTTTGTTAACATCACGCCACCGCGCAATGCTGTTGGAAATGTCAGCATCGCTGGCACATCGCCTCATTCGTCACCAGTGTCGCGGCCACAAAATTCCCCGAAAGTTATGCTGACAACGTCGCCGAAACTTGTACGCACCTCCATAAGCAACATATTCGTGGCGCCAATGTCGTCGTCATCGCCATCGCAGGTATCGTCGCCGCAGGTGCAGGTGCAGTCACCGTCGCCACCAGCGAGGAAACGGCTGAAATTGTCGGAAACTACGGAGAAATCTATTCCATTCGACGCCACCGGCTATCGCAGGCGGATAATGGAGCATAAGATGCGGCGGATGCGTAGCGTACGTGAGAAGTACACTGAGAACGCGTCAGAGCTGTTCTTCCTGCATGCCGGTGGCAACATAATGGATTACTATACTTGGCGAAAGCGATCTCCAACGCCGCAATTTGTACACTTTTTGCGTCAGCATCGACTCGATCCGGATGACGAAAACGAGGATCTGACTACGCCATTGTCGTCAATACCTGAATTCTCGCAGCTGCCTGCTGTCACCACTACTATCACCACTACTACAACCGTTACCAGTGCTATTGTCACCGCTACCACCGCTGTCACAACCGTCACGTCCAGTGGTTCTACTGTAGTCCAGATCCCGAGTCAAAGAGCAGAAGTTAAAATTGCTGGGGCAGGTAGTACGCCAGTTGCGGTATCCACCACTCTACCTGCTGCAGCTCTAGCCCAGCTTACTCAAG GACAAGTACCAGGTAGGCCTCAAGGAGGCCGCCATGGCATGGTGTTTGCCTTCCGAGCGGCAATCCAGTCTTCGCCAGTCACCGTTCACCCTCCATCCGCTTCTACCGTAACACCCACATTCATTATAG GTGGAACGTCGGTGGACTCAAAAGCGACTACAACTACAAACAGTCCAGTAGTGGAAAAGTCATCGATAACCACTGTCGCCACCCCGAGAACATCTATAACATCAGTTTCACTTAATAATCCCCAACCTATCGTTAAGCTCGTTAAATTATCTACACCCACTACCATAACTACTTCCTGTGATATCACAAACAATCAGGAACAAATAGTAGAAAAAGCTAAGCAG GAGGCGTACGTAATGCAAAGGATTGCAGAGTTACAACGTGAGGGATTATGGTCAGAACGGCGATTGCCCAAAGTACAAGAGCCGACCCGAACCAAAGCCCATTGGGATTATTTGCTGGAGGAAATGGTCTGGTTGGCCGCTGACTTCGCCCAGGAACGTAAATGGAAGAAGGCAGCGGCTAAGAAATGCGCGAGAATGGTGCAAAAGTATTTTCAAGAAAAGGCAATTCAAGCGCAGAAAGCTGAGAAATCGCAAGAGCTTCGGCTGAAGAAGATCGCCAGCTTGGTTGCTAAGGAAATCAAGACTTTTTGGGCAAATGTTGAGAAA TTGGTGGAGTATAAGCAACACACGAGGCTAGAAGAAAAGCGAAAAAAAGCATTGGatcaacatttaaattttattgtgggGCAAACGGAAAAATACTCCACGTGGCTAACGGAAGGTCTTAACAAGACCGATGGTCCGCAGAGTATTCCAGCTTCCATAAATAGTTCACGTATCTCTTCGCCAGTTCCACTGGGAAAATGCCATTCCGATG AGGAATTCCAGCCAAATCAGAGTTCAGATGATGATGAGGAGACTATAGCTAAGGCCGAAGAGGAAATGAAAGCGACTAATCATAAAGAGGAAGTAGAGTTGTTAAAAAGAGAATCGGAAATACCCTTAGAAGATCTCCTAAAGGATTTGCCGCCAGATTATTTGGAAAATCGCAATAGAAGTCTGTCGCCGCAAACTGCAACGAATGAAGAAcat GAAAATGAGGAAGCAGTTGATGCAGATACAGACTTCATTGCGGCGTCTGGCGAATCTTCAGATGAAGAAGATACTATTATGGAAGAAGAAAGACTCGAGGGAGAAATCGATCACAAACGGGAGCTTGATGAACTTAAG GCTGATAATGAAATGTCTATCGATGAACTTGCTGCcaaatatgcaaatatgtCGGACATGTTGATGAACGTAGAGGAAACTGAAG GTACAGATAAGGAAAGCAGCGACAAAGAAGCGGTGGCGGAGATCGAAGATCAGATAACTAGCAGCGAGAGTGAAAGCGAAGAGAGTGATCATGATAGTGATGAGGAAGAGACTCGAACTCAAAGTGATACCGAAACAGATGTGGGACTTCAATCTCTTCTCGAAGATCCCTCCGCAGAAAAACAATCGGACAATAGA GTCGCAGAAGATGATCATTCGGACGCTCATAATGAAATGGATAATGTTGCTGCATTGGCTGAGAGCATCCAGCCTAAGGGAAATACATTACTCACCACTAGT GTTGTCACTAAAATACCTTTTCTTTTGAAACACTCTCTTCGAGAGTATCAACACATAGGATTGGACTGGCTTGTTACAATGtatgatagaaaattaaatggcATTCTGGCCGACGAGATGGGTCTAGGCAAAACTATACAAACCATCGCGCTATTGGCGCATCTGGCCTGCGAAAAGGGAAATTGGGGGCCACATCTTATAATTGTGCCGACTTCTGTGATGCTTAATTGGGAAATGGAATGCAAAAAATGGTGTCCcggatttaaaatattaacatactACGGCACACAAAAAGAGAGGAAACAAAAGAGAACAG gGTGGACGAAACCAAATGCTTTCCATATATGCATTACGTcttataaattagtaatacaAGATCACCAAAGTTTTAGacgaaaaaaatggaaatatcttattttggATGAGGCACAGAATATCAAGAATTTTAAGTCACAGAGATGGCAGTTGCTTTTAAATTTCCAAACTCAGcg GAGATTACTTCTTACCGGCACACCCCttcaaaacaatttaatgGAATTGTGGTCGCTTATGCACTTTCTTATGCCTAACGTTTTTCAGTCTCATCGCGAATTTAAAGAGTGGTTTAGCAATCCTGTCACAGGCATGATCGAAGGAAACAGCGAATACAACGAGAATATAATCCGTCGTCTGCATAAG GTGTTGCGGCCATTTCTTTTAAGACGATTGAAAACTGAAGTGGAAAAGCAATTACCGAAGAAATATGAGCATGTGGTCATGTGCCGTTTATCAAAGCGTCAAAGATTTTTGTATGATGATTTTATGTCGAGAGCCaa aACGAAGGAAACGCTCGCCAGCGGGAATCTGTTAAGTGTAATTAACGTATTAATGCAATTACGGAAGGTGTGTAATCATCCAAACTTGTTCGAAGTGCGACCGACCGTTTCGCCATTTCAAATGGAAGCAATCGAATTCGTGACCGCTTCGTTAGTCTGGAACGCGCTCGATTACGATCCTTTTAAG CACATCCAACTGTCTAGCTTGAACCTTTTGCTGTTAGATCTAGAGGTGACACTCACTGCTTTCGTTGCGCATAGAATAAATCGTCTGCGGACGCCCAGAAAACttatagaagaaatagataGTCAACCGGAACCAGCGCCGAGATGTCCATCTGGTCGTATTAAGATTAACGTTAGATTATCGAATCAAGCGAAGCCacaacagcaacaacaacaacaagcGCAGACCAGGATAAAACATCTGGCTGGCGTATTACCCACGCCAAGAGTGGGTACGTCTCCCTTGATAAAGTCATTAAATACCAGCCAGAGTGGTCCGGGACAAG TCTCAGGGGTTACATTGAGAGTCGCGAGTGGTCAACAACTGCAAGGTTATTCTCTGCAACTAGTGCCGCATCAAGGTAGTGTAAAAG cTATTCCTGTGGCAACATTGGGACACAATCCGCAAAGTACCACCGTAACATCAACCACGGCGTCGACGAACGCGCAAAGAATTACAGTGGGAAATGCTAACATCAGAGATGGCATTCAACGACTGGCAACGCAAACCGTCACGGTCAAACAAGGCGATTCCGTCCAAAGAATAGCAGTGCCTGGTTTTGCGCAACTGGTTCAAACTTCTACTGGTAGACACTTCATTTTGACGCCGAGTCAACAGAACACTAATACAG TCATGACATCAAGCACACCACGTTTTACGGTGTTATCTAAATCACTGATGGGTCTGTCCACATCGGGTGCCACAACGGTGAACAAGGTCGTTAGTGGAGTAGTGACAACGCCAAGCGGTCGACCCGTCATGAGAGTACCTCCTTTGAATGTAACTGCCTCGCAATCACCAAGCGGAAACAATGGCCAACAGATAGTCAGTCAGCAACAACCGCAATCGATACGTAGTATAGTTACCAGACAGGCTCAAAAGGAAGTCGCGAAAGCACAGAACAAAGAGGAACCCAAATCCGAATTTTATTTG CCGCAATTAGAAGAAGAAAGGAGACAGAGGAGACAAACTAAATTGCATCTTTTAGCAAATGTCAACGAACGAAGATGTGCGGCGTGCCCGCTTTACGGTGAAGATCTTTTTATGGCTTTGAGAATTGGCAAGCCTACGACAGCCTGTCGTTGGCACAATGGTTGGGTACATTGTACGACATCTAAGGAGAATATTCACACTCGGAAAGAGTTTTTTTCACGCACAGAAGCGTTGGCAGAAGCTATCAAGAGCACGGAACAGATTGTTGAAGAATTTAAAGAGGTTTTCGAAAG ATTTGTAATCTACGTGCCAGCTGTCCGGGCACCAGTGCCTCGGTTTCACGTATCTCATCCGTCGCCGCATAAACTATGGAATGCGCGTCGTCTATGGACTGATTTACAGCAGCAACTGTCGCCGAAATTGTCCTTGTTCCATCCAATTTCAAGCCTCATGCTTACACAGTTTCCCGATCCCAGACTGATTCAATACGACTGCGGCAAGTTGCAGTCGCTGGATCATCTATTGAGAAAACTGAAATCCGAAAATCACCGGGTTCTTATATTCACGCAAATGACCAGAATGCTGGACGTATTAGAAGCCTTTTTGAATTTTCACGGGCATATTTATCTGCGACTGGATGGCACTACCAGAGTGGATCAACGTCAG GTTTTAATGGAGAGGTTCAATGGAGACAAgcgaatattttgttttatcctATCGACAAGATCTGGTGGTGTTGGCGTGAATCTGACAGGCGCGGACACTGTAATATTCTATGATAGCGATTGGAATCCTACGATGGATGCTCAGGCACAAGACAGATGTCACAGAATAGGACAAACGCGGGACGTACATATCTATAG atTAGTTAGTGAAAAGACTGTTGAAGAGAATATTCTAAAGAAAGCGAACCAGAAACGATTGCTAGGAGATCTTGCTATTGAAGGCGGCAATTTTACTACGGCGTACTTCAAAAGC TCTACTATTCAAGATCTATTTAACATTGATCAAACGGAAAACGATGCGTCAACGCGAATGGCTGAAGTGCTCGAGCAAAATCGGGATCGAGAGAAAGCCTGGAATAAGGATGTGACAGCAGGAACATTTCAAGGTGTTCTTTCTGGACAGCATACGGAAGAGAAAACAGCAATGGGCGCTCTTGAAAGCGCTCTCGCAGCTGTTGAAGAAGATCTTGATGTTCAGGCTGCGAAGACAGCAAAAGCGGAAGCTGTTGCCGATCTTGCCGAGTTCGATGAGAACATTCCCCTGGAGGAAGCTGACAAAGACGACACGCAGGTCAGCAAGGCAGAACAGGATGTTCAAAATCTGATTTCTCAG ctgACTCCAATTGAGCGATACGCGATGAAATTTGTTGAGGAGTCCGAAGGTGCGTTCTCCGCAGCACAATTGGCCGCAGCCGAACGGGAGCTCGAAGAACAGAAAAAGGAGTGGGAGCTGGATCGGTTGCGGGCGCTACGCGAGGAGGAGGAACGACGCATGCGGCTTGCTGACGACGACGAGAAGCCGCTGACGTTTGGCCGCGAGGATGCGCAGAATCAGGTTAATAGCACTACCGCCAAAGGCGGTTCCAGGCGATTAGTTAGTAAGAGATTAATAGTACCGAGTAGAAGAAGTTTGCGTAGACGTGGCGGTAGTAGAAAGAGACGCGTGCGTGAGTTTTCGTCGGAGAGCGAAAACGAGACTACTAGCACGGAATCAGAATCAGATTCAGAATCGCAGGAGGATGTGGTTGAGGATAGTCTTGATGAAGAATCGAGTCATACGGAAAGTCAAAGTCAAGGGGATGAGGGCGAAGAGGAGGAAGGAGAAGATGACGAAGGGGAAAgtggagaaaaagaagagagcgaTGAAGAGGAGGCTGGTGAAGGAAACGAGGATGGGAGAGCGAATAATCGTGACAATTCCGAGCGAGGAGGAGGTTTCTCAAGACGAAAGGGTCGCCTAGCGGGTTCTGGGTCCTGCACACGGAATCATTTTGATTTGAACAGTCCACGTACCAGATCTCGTGGAAATGTTCAAATCAATCTTTGGACCCTAGACGTGAGCCCGATCTTACCTGGTGTAAAGCCAAATTTTCGCCGGCAGCGTAAGAAATTTCATCGCGCGAAGTCCGAGGAAACCTCTTCGCCGTCATCAGTTGACACTTGTCGTAAAAAAACCATTCGAATCAATACGAACACCAAGGTTTCCAATTCTGATCAGAATTTAAAGACTGAGATTATTGAGACGGAAGTTGATCGAGGTTTATCGAAGAACAAACGAGATCCGAATCTCGCGTCGTCCTTGATCAATTCGAATAGTGTGAAGCGATATATTGCCGATTCTAATGCGGAGCGATCAATCGACGATTATGTAGATTCTTCGACATCAGTTGTCAAAGCGCAGTCGAACCAAACGAAAACGTCGGAATTGATCTCTAGTGACGCAATGGATGGACAaagtgttaaaaaagaaaaagaaaagaatgacGAGAAACTGACAAACGGTACTAATTTAGTCTGTTCCGTTCAGGTGATGCGGTGTTCGCATAAAGTATTGTCCACGACCTACAAGAAGCTCGAACCCGAGATAAATCGTAACGAGGATGCAGAGAATCTCGATGTAAATGTCAGTGCGAAGGATTCTCGATCTTCTTCGGGCACAGTACAGCCAGATGCGTCCTTGAAGCGCTCGAAAGAGACTACGATAGCCAAGCCCAAATCGGAATTCAGCACATCGGTCAATTCTTTGTGTAACAATGTGCGAGGGAAATTGGTTGCGCCGAAAGAGTCAGATAAAAGCGTTGAGTCACCTTCGAATCGTTCTTCAGTTCCTCTTTTACGATCGAAAACATTGCGAAACGGAAGTCCTGACGCGGCTGACACAATCTCTAAACCAGTCCCGATATCCCGTGTTTCCACTGTACCGAAAAATTCCAAGACTAATATAAGTACTGACGAACCTTATGATAACGCGATCGaggataaagataaagataattgCGATGAAGCTAATGATGACGTCGAGTCGGCAATATCCGCGACGCAAAAGTCTGGTCAGAGATTTAATTCGAAAAGCGAAAATTTAGATACACAAATatcggaaaaagaaataagcgATATGGTGTCAAACGCGACCGACTTTTTAATGCCTATGGTAAAAagcgaatttaatttaaacgaaCCCAAATCGAAAATACGAAAAGTGGACAGCATGGTTCAACGAAGCGTAACAACTCGTAGCTCAAAAATTCCCTCAACTATTAATCATATAGAGGAAAATAACATGCAACTGATGAACGACAAGATCGATTCGATATCGGAGAATAAAAATGGTTCGCAAATGAAAATAACGGGCCAAGTAACGCGAAAAACAGACAATTCTCAGCATTTAGTTGCGGAACAGAGTAGAATCACACGTTCGACAAGTCACTCGTGGACGCCTCCGCTTCCACCTTCAGTTAGCAATGATGAGACGACACAAAATTTACCGAAACTGACACCGAGACGAAGACCAGACACTCCTCTTCCGCGACCAATCACGAGATCTACAACTGTGAATTTTCCCGCGAGAATCGATGCAATATTGCCCAGTCGAGTCGAAAAATACACGACTCGGAATTCGAAGCAGTGCCAGGATAATGGCCTGTTCAGCTCTCCAATGCCGTTTAGACATAATAAATCGCTACCGCCTATAAAATCAGATTCAAAAGAGATTCCAATGACGATTACGGTGGTCTCAGCGAAACGGCGGCCAGACACACCCCGACCCAATATACCGCTTAGTCATAACAACGAACAAGTATCTAGAGTGACGCGCTCAGGATTGCTCTTGAGTTCCGCTCTCTCGGCAAAGTCACTATCATCGCCATTGTcatcttcctcttcctccgcACTTAGGACGACCGCCAAACAGATACGAACCCCGTCAACGAGCAGTGAGAGCGAAAACATCGCAAACTCGTCGGCTTATGAGAAGCCTCAAAGAACGGCCAAGGTCGTGGCCCTTCTCACTATAGACACAAGAAATAATAGTAGCAAGATCTCATCAGGTCAATCTAAACCCAACGTCAATTACGAGATGAAGGTCCAAGACAAGGAACTTTCCATGTCTCGAGTATCAGACTCACTGAAAGAACAGCAGGAAGTCGATCATGAGAGCTGTGACTCGTCTGACGTAAAATCCAAGAAACTGCGTAGGGAAACGAAACGTTGTAAAACTGTATCAAGCTCGTTGGAAGACGAAAACGGCTCTAACGACGTTAGCGACGAAGATCCATCGCAGAGGAGATCTCGCTCTTCGCAGATTTCTCCCTCGCCCTCCTCCTCTGTTACAACAACGCGATCCGAAAAACTAAAAGGTACCACAGTATCTTGA